A window from Cardinium endosymbiont of Culicoides punctatus encodes these proteins:
- the uvrA gene encoding excinuclease ABC subunit UvrA → MDAKQTNTTKKIIQDRYGFNHVEVLGARIHNLKNINVTFPRNQLVVITGVSGSGKSSLAFDTINAEGQRRYRESFSAYARNFLGSITRPEVDKINGLSPVIAIEQKTTNRNARSTVGTTTEIYDFMRLLFARIADAYSYATGNKMIAQNQEQITTHLLHRFSGKEITLLAPMIKGRKGHHEELLKRLMHLGFSKIRLNGKITDLASKINLARHKKHDIELIIDHMLVDTQDLDRIKNALTLAMQYGKGTLIVADTDQKDHYFSKFLMDEASGLAYDEPEPNLFSFNTPYGACSTCNGLGEIRQIDLATIIPDKSISIKDGAILPLGPYKDTLLFKRIDFILNLYKYKLSDPIELIPSTVLNLLLYGNHMHNPIVADFLASFEGILPTLIEQKEKEIAKKGILEEDFGYMAVCPDCQGTRLNQIARSFKINGKAISDLALMDLKELQAWFAVLPTKLTDRQQIIAHEIIQETSKRLKFLIDVGLDYLNINRNLGTLSGGEAQRIRLATQIGTQLLGVLYILDEPSIGLHQRDNDRLIRSLKVLRDIGNTVLVVEHDKEIMLEADYLLEIGPKAGIHGGEVVASGTIQEFLTQPSITADFLTNKKKFVIPTERRQGNKKKLIIRECNGNNLKNVTLSIPLGVMVCMTGVSGSGKSSLIHKTLLPIIKRHLYKSQVTPLSYTEAIGLEHINKVIEVSQAPIGRTPRSNSSTYTGMFTDIRNFFTMLPEAKIRGYKPGRFSFNLKGGRCNVCEGAGIQRIEMGFLPEVYVTCDTCKGKRYNRETLEVQYKGKSIADVLDMTVSNAISFFESHPSILTKLKTLEQVGLGYITLGQHATTLSGGEAQRIKLATELTKRSTGNTLYILDEPSTGLHFQDILDLLSVLKKLVDQGNTVLVIEHNMDIIKLADYVIDIGPEGGRAGGCIVAEGTPEVVSMVPESHTGRFLKRELGL, encoded by the coding sequence ATGGATGCAAAACAAACGAATACTACTAAAAAAATTATTCAAGATCGTTATGGCTTTAATCATGTAGAAGTACTAGGCGCTAGAATACACAATTTAAAAAATATTAATGTCACCTTTCCACGCAACCAACTTGTTGTTATTACTGGAGTGAGTGGCAGTGGAAAGTCTTCTTTAGCATTTGATACAATCAATGCAGAAGGTCAAAGAAGATATAGAGAGAGCTTTAGCGCTTATGCCCGTAATTTCTTAGGAAGCATCACAAGGCCAGAAGTAGATAAAATAAATGGATTAAGTCCTGTTATTGCTATTGAGCAAAAAACAACCAACCGAAATGCACGTTCTACTGTAGGCACGACTACAGAAATCTATGATTTCATGCGGCTACTTTTTGCACGAATAGCAGATGCTTACTCTTATGCTACTGGCAATAAAATGATAGCACAAAACCAAGAACAAATTACCACACATTTGTTACATCGTTTCTCCGGAAAAGAAATCACACTACTGGCTCCTATGATTAAAGGTAGAAAAGGACATCATGAAGAGCTATTAAAAAGATTAATGCACCTAGGATTTAGTAAAATTAGACTTAATGGAAAGATTACTGACTTAGCAAGCAAGATAAATCTAGCTCGACACAAGAAGCATGATATAGAGCTAATTATAGATCACATGTTGGTAGATACACAAGATCTAGATCGCATCAAAAATGCACTAACGTTAGCTATGCAGTATGGAAAAGGGACGCTAATCGTAGCAGATACTGATCAAAAAGATCACTATTTTTCCAAATTTTTGATGGATGAAGCCTCTGGACTTGCTTATGATGAACCAGAGCCCAACTTATTCTCCTTTAACACACCATATGGAGCATGTTCTACATGTAATGGACTAGGAGAAATAAGACAAATAGATCTAGCAACCATTATACCAGACAAAAGCATAAGTATCAAAGATGGAGCGATCCTCCCATTGGGGCCCTATAAAGATACATTACTCTTTAAGCGTATAGATTTTATACTAAATTTATATAAATATAAGCTTAGCGATCCAATAGAATTGATTCCTTCAACAGTCTTAAACTTATTATTATATGGCAACCATATGCATAACCCTATTGTAGCAGATTTTTTAGCTTCTTTTGAGGGAATTCTACCAACACTTATTGAACAGAAAGAAAAGGAAATAGCTAAAAAAGGCATCTTAGAAGAAGACTTTGGGTACATGGCTGTATGTCCAGATTGCCAAGGAACTAGACTGAATCAAATAGCAAGATCTTTTAAAATTAATGGGAAAGCCATATCTGACTTGGCTCTCATGGATCTTAAAGAGCTTCAAGCATGGTTTGCTGTATTGCCAACTAAATTAACAGATCGACAACAAATCATTGCGCATGAGATTATACAAGAAACTTCTAAACGGCTTAAATTTTTAATCGATGTTGGCTTAGACTACCTAAATATCAACAGGAATTTAGGTACACTATCTGGAGGGGAAGCACAGCGTATTAGGCTTGCTACCCAAATAGGAACGCAGCTACTAGGTGTTTTATATATCCTTGATGAACCTAGTATTGGCTTACATCAACGAGATAATGACCGTCTCATTCGTTCATTAAAAGTACTTCGGGATATAGGTAATACAGTACTAGTTGTAGAACATGATAAAGAAATTATGTTGGAAGCAGACTATTTACTTGAAATAGGCCCCAAGGCTGGTATTCATGGAGGTGAGGTAGTAGCTTCTGGTACTATACAAGAATTCTTAACACAGCCTAGTATTACTGCCGATTTTCTGACCAACAAAAAGAAATTTGTTATTCCAACAGAACGTAGACAAGGAAATAAAAAAAAGCTGATTATCAGAGAATGTAATGGTAATAATTTAAAAAATGTAACACTTAGTATCCCTTTAGGTGTTATGGTTTGCATGACAGGTGTTTCTGGTAGTGGAAAATCTTCCCTCATCCATAAAACATTACTGCCTATTATAAAAAGACATCTATACAAAAGTCAAGTTACTCCTCTTAGTTATACAGAGGCCATTGGATTAGAACACATCAATAAAGTTATAGAAGTGAGTCAAGCACCTATAGGAAGAACACCTCGTTCCAATTCCAGTACTTATACAGGTATGTTTACAGATATACGCAACTTCTTTACCATGTTACCAGAAGCTAAAATTAGAGGCTACAAACCAGGTAGATTTTCTTTTAACTTAAAGGGAGGTAGATGTAATGTTTGTGAAGGAGCAGGCATCCAACGTATAGAAATGGGATTTCTACCAGAAGTGTATGTCACCTGTGATACATGCAAAGGAAAAAGATACAATCGAGAAACATTAGAGGTGCAATACAAAGGGAAATCCATTGCTGATGTATTAGACATGACTGTATCAAATGCCATTTCTTTCTTTGAAAGTCATCCATCGATTCTTACCAAACTAAAAACTTTGGAACAAGTAGGACTTGGATATATTACCCTTGGACAACATGCCACCACTTTGTCTGGAGGAGAAGCACAACGCATTAAATTGGCAACGGAACTGACAAAAAGAAGTACAGGAAATACATTGTATATTTTGGATGAACCCAGTACTGGCCTCCATTTTCAAGATATTCTAGATCTTTTGTCCGTATTGAAAAAGCTTGTAGACCAAGGAAATACAGTTCTAGTTATAGAACATAATATGGATATTATAAAACTAGCTGACTATGTTATTGACATTGGCCCAGAAGGTGGCCGAGCAGGAGGATGCATTGTAGCTGAGGGTACACCAGAAGTTGTTTCCATGGTGCCTGAAAGCCATACAGGCCGTTTCTTAAAAAGAGAACTGGGATTGTAA